Genomic window (Gemmatimonadota bacterium):
CCGGGGCGTGACCGGGACCTGGATCCACGCCGACCTTGCCGACTTCGACCTCGGCACGGCGAGCTGGGACGGCATCGTCTCCATCTTCTGCCACCTGCCACGCGCCCTGCGCGTCGATGTCCTCCGCCGCGTCGTGCGTGGACTGGCCCCGGGCGGCGTCTTCCTGCTCGAGGCCTACACGCCGGACCAGCTCCGCTACGGCACCGGAGGCCCACCGGACGTCGATCTGCTGGTCTCGGCCTCGGACCTGGAGGCTGAGCTTCAGGGTCTGCGCTTCCTCCATCTGGCCGAGCTGGAGCGCGAGGTCATCGAGGGCGAGCGGCACTCGGGCCTCTCGGCGGTGGTGCAGGCGGTCGCGATGAAGGAGGGGTAGGCGGAAGGCAAGCAGCCGCATCCCCCGCCGAGGCGGATGCGGCCGTTCCGGCGTCCGCGCACGGGGTGGCGGGTGACGACTCCCGATCCACCCGCGTGCGCGGTGGGGGGGGAAGGCCGGCAGGCCTTCCGGAA
Coding sequences:
- a CDS encoding class I SAM-dependent methyltransferase, giving the protein MWDERYSEDGWFYGTEPNDFLREQVARIPAGGRVLSLGDGEGRNGVFLAERGYALTGVDASAVGVRKARALAQARGVTGTWIHADLADFDLGTASWDGIVSIFCHLPRALRVDVLRRVVRGLAPGGVFLLEAYTPDQLRYGTGGPPDVDLLVSASDLEAELQGLRFLHLAELEREVIEGERHSGLSAVVQAVAMKEG